GACGGGCGCCGCCGGCCGGAGCGCGCGCTGTCCGAGGACGAGGCCGCGCGACTCCTGGCGCATTTCGGCGTTCCCGTGCTCCCCGCCCGCCTCGCCGGCGACGAGGAGTCCGCGGTCGATGCCGCCGCGTCGCTCGGGTTCCCCGTCGTCCTCAAGGTGCACGACCCGGCCGTCGTCCACAAGAGCGACGCGGGCGGGGTCCACCTCGACCTGAGAACGCCCGAGGAGGTCAGGCAGGCCTACAGGGAGACGGGCCGATCGCAGGGGGCCGCTCGGCCATCGACATCGGGCCGGGCGGCGGTCCGCCTCACTCCGTTCCGCCGCGGGGGCGTCGAGACGATCGCCGGGGCGCGGCGCGACGAGCACCTGGGGCCGGTGCTCCTCTTCGGGACGGGCGGCACCGACGCCGAGTCGGTGCGCGACGTCGCGCTCCGCACGATCCCCTGCCCCCGGGGCACGATCGACGGGATGATCGGATCCACCGGCGCCGGCCGCCGGCTCGCGGGAGGGCGCGGCCGCCCCGCGGCCGATCGCTCCGCGGTGGCCGCGACGCTCGAGGCCCTGGCCCGGCTCCTGCTGTCCGTGGCGGAGGTCGCAGACGCCGAAGTGAACCCCCTGCTCTGTTCAGCCGACGGCGCGGTGGCGCTCGATGCGCGGGTCATTCTCCACGAACCCTGAACGGACGAGACTTACCTGGCGGCCCGGCGGCGGGGCGTAGTCCCTGCGGCGATCTTGTGACCGGCCGTCTGCTTCTCGAGCAGCGCCTTGAACTGATCGGCCGGCAGCGGCTTGCTGAAGAGATAGCCCTGCATGAGCCTGCAGCGGCGCTCCAGGAGGCAGTCGCGCTGCTCATCGGTCTCCACCCCTTCGGCGATCACCGCCATCTTCAGCCCCTCCGCCATGGCGATGATGGCCGCCGTGATGGCGGCGTCGCCGGGGTCGGTGCCGATGTCGCGGGTGAACGACTGGTCGATCTTCAGCGTGTCAATGGGGAAGCGCTTCAGGTAGGTCAGGGACGAATAGCCGGTCCCGAAGTCGTCGACCGAGATGCGCGGGCCCATCTTCCTGAGGCGCTTCAGCGAGTTGATCGTCTCCTCGACGCTCTGCACCAGGATGCTCTCGGTGATCTCGAGCTCGAGGCACTTCGGATCGAAGCCCGTCGCCTTCAGGGCGTCCTCCACGGTGTGGACCAGCTGCTGCTGGCGGAACTGGCGGCCCGAGAGGTTGACCGCGATGATCAGCCGCCCGTGGCCGGCGTCCCGCCAGGCCTTTCCCTGGGCGGCCGCCGTGCGCACCACCCACTCCCCGATCGACAGGATGAGCCCGGTCTCCTCGGCCAGGGGGATGAAGTCGGCCGGCGACACCATGCCGAGGTCGGGGTGCTTCCAGCGGATCAGGGCCTCGGCGCCGAAAATCGTCCCCGTGTCCACGTCCACCTGGGGCTGGTAGTACAGCATGAACTCCCCGCGCTCGAGCGCCTTGCGCATGGCGTTCTCCATCGCCAGGCGCTGGAAGGCGGAGGCGTTCATCGACGTGTTGTAGAACTGGTAGTTCCCCCGCCCGGCGTCCTTGGCGTGGTACATGGCGGAGTCGGCGTTCTTGAGCAGGGTCTCGACGTCGGCGCCGTCGTGCGGGAACAGGCTGATGCCGATGCTTCCCGTGACGAACACCTCGTGCTCCTCGAGCTTGAACGGCTCGGCCATCGAGTCGATGATGCGGTGCGCGATCCGGGCCGCGTCCTCGCCGCGCGCGATGTCGGAGATGGTCACGATGAACTCGTCTCCCCCGAGGCGGGCGACGCTGTCGCTCGAAGCCAGAGGATCGCCGCGGGCGATGGTGTCGGTGCTGCGCAGGCATTTCTTGAGCCGCTCCGAAACCGCCTGCAGCAGGCGGTCGCCCACGGTGTGCCCCAGCGTGTCGTTGATCCGCTTGAAGCGGTCCAGGTCCAGGAAGAGCATCGCCAGCGTCCGCCCCTGCCGCTGGGCGTTGGCCAGCGACTGGTTGAGCCGCTCCATGAACAGCGCCCGGTTCGGCAGCCGCGTGAGCCCGTCGTAATAGGCCAGGAAGCGGATCTGATCCTCGATCTTCTTGCGTTCCGTGATGTCCTGGGTCGTGCCCTCGAGACGCAGCGCCGTGCCGTCCTCGTCGAACACGACCTGGGCCTGCTCATGCACGTGACGCACCTCGCCGTCGGGCCCGGTGGTGCGCGCGTCGAAGCTGTAGGGCCCCTCCCGGCGCACCGCGTCACCCGTGGCGCGCGCCACCAGCTCCCGATCCTGGGGATGCAGAAGCTCGAGGTAGGACTTCAGGTCCGGCTTGAACGACTTCGGGTCCACGCCGAAGATGCGGAACATCTCGTCCGACCACTGCATCCGCCCGGACTTGATCTGCCGTTCCCAGTTCCCGAGTCGGGCGATGCGCTGGGCGCTCGCGAGACGCGCC
This window of the Candidatus Polarisedimenticolia bacterium genome carries:
- a CDS encoding EAL domain-containing protein, coding for MEQLIVNDAEAQDRKPVILVVDDDTAIRELVKEALEHFQFAVVEARNGAEGVEAFTVHKPEMVLMDVRMPVMDGFAATAALRLLPAAATTPILILTGLDDTDSIRQAYEAGATDFASKPINLFVLGHRVRYMLRAKHALDDLRGSEARLASAQRIARLGNWERQIKSGRMQWSDEMFRIFGVDPKSFKPDLKSYLELLHPQDRELVARATGDAVRREGPYSFDARTTGPDGEVRHVHEQAQVVFDEDGTALRLEGTTQDITERKKIEDQIRFLAYYDGLTRLPNRALFMERLNQSLANAQRQGRTLAMLFLDLDRFKRINDTLGHTVGDRLLQAVSERLKKCLRSTDTIARGDPLASSDSVARLGGDEFIVTISDIARGEDAARIAHRIIDSMAEPFKLEEHEVFVTGSIGISLFPHDGADVETLLKNADSAMYHAKDAGRGNYQFYNTSMNASAFQRLAMENAMRKALERGEFMLYYQPQVDVDTGTIFGAEALIRWKHPDLGMVSPADFIPLAEETGLILSIGEWVVRTAAAQGKAWRDAGHGRLIIAVNLSGRQFRQQQLVHTVEDALKATGFDPKCLELEITESILVQSVEETINSLKRLRKMGPRISVDDFGTGYSSLTYLKRFPIDTLKIDQSFTRDIGTDPGDAAITAAIIAMAEGLKMAVIAEGVETDEQRDCLLERRCRLMQGYLFSKPLPADQFKALLEKQTAGHKIAAGTTPRRRAAR